A genome region from Flavobacterium sp. includes the following:
- a CDS encoding zeta toxin family protein, producing MSKPILLVIAGCNGSGKSTFSKALSPDNFTPFDYDFQFLKFYNSLIDSDIKEMMAHQMAFNELEKQIKNAIKNKSSFCYETNFNSTPLHWPDIFKSNGYDLQLIFLCLDSIQEAKKRVAIRVENGGHYVPENEIEKRYYDGYNNLNTFFDYFDYVDLYDSSKHLNHPSHVLSIESGKISSLNKLPDYLNNLIPNIIKIIP from the coding sequence ATGTCTAAACCCATTTTACTTGTTATAGCAGGATGCAATGGATCTGGAAAATCAACTTTTTCAAAAGCACTTTCGCCTGACAATTTCACCCCTTTTGATTACGATTTTCAATTTTTAAAGTTTTACAATTCCTTAATTGATTCAGACATAAAGGAAATGATGGCTCATCAAATGGCTTTTAATGAATTAGAAAAACAAATTAAAAACGCAATTAAAAATAAATCTAGTTTTTGTTACGAAACCAACTTCAATTCTACTCCTCTCCATTGGCCCGACATATTTAAAAGTAACGGGTATGATTTGCAGCTAATATTTCTGTGTCTTGATTCCATTCAAGAAGCTAAAAAAAGGGTCGCAATTCGTGTAGAAAATGGCGGACATTATGTTCCGGAAAATGAAATAGAAAAACGCTATTATGATGGGTATAACAATCTGAATACATTTTTTGATTATTTTGATTACGTAGATTTATACGATTCTTCAAAACATTTAAATCATCCTTCCCATGTTTTATCTATCGAATCTGGAAAAATTTCTTCTTTAAACAAATTACCCGATTATTTAAATAACTTGATTCCAAACATAATCAAGATTATACCTTGA
- the rseP gene encoding RIP metalloprotease RseP — MDIVIKLSQFLLSLSLLIILHELGHFIPAKLFKTRVEKFYLFFDVKYSLLKKKIGETEYGIGWLPLGGYVKISGMIDESMDKEQMALPPQPWEFRSKPAWQRLIIMLGGVTVNFILAFIIYIGMAYAYGDTYVANADLKDGVFIENPAMLKAGFRTGDKIISIDGKKVENFDSDMNMNVIMSKHILIERDGKQQTINIPNDFVDQLSKYEKGLLINIRMPFVVGKIADDSENTSLKPKDIIVSLNNQKVKYFDQAKVILEANKGKTIPAVVLRDLKETPVTVKVSKLGKLGIGVGGLGIESLEKLGYYKVSTKEYSFFESIPVGIQKGKDQLVGYGKQLKMIFNPETKAYKQVGGFAAIYNIFPSFWSWETFWSITALLSIMLGVMNLLPIPALDGGHVMFLLYEIISGKKPSDKFLENAQMVGFVLLIALLLFANGNDIYKAIMK, encoded by the coding sequence ATGGATATAGTTATCAAACTCTCTCAATTTCTATTGAGTTTATCTTTACTTATTATTCTTCACGAATTAGGACACTTTATTCCTGCAAAATTATTTAAAACCAGAGTCGAAAAATTTTATTTGTTTTTTGATGTTAAATATTCACTATTAAAAAAGAAAATTGGCGAAACAGAATACGGAATCGGATGGTTACCACTTGGAGGTTATGTAAAAATCTCAGGAATGATCGACGAAAGTATGGACAAAGAGCAAATGGCACTTCCACCGCAGCCATGGGAATTTCGTTCTAAACCAGCTTGGCAGCGTTTAATTATTATGCTTGGCGGTGTTACTGTAAACTTTATTTTGGCGTTTATTATATATATAGGAATGGCTTATGCTTACGGTGATACGTATGTGGCAAATGCTGATTTAAAAGACGGAGTTTTTATCGAAAATCCTGCAATGCTTAAAGCTGGTTTTAGAACTGGAGATAAAATCATTTCTATTGATGGCAAAAAGGTAGAAAATTTTGACAGTGACATGAACATGAATGTGATTATGTCGAAACATATTTTGATTGAAAGAGACGGAAAACAACAAACAATTAATATCCCGAATGATTTTGTTGATCAATTATCTAAATACGAAAAAGGTTTATTAATCAACATTAGGATGCCTTTTGTTGTTGGTAAAATTGCTGATGATTCTGAAAATACTTCTTTGAAACCAAAAGATATTATTGTAAGTCTTAATAATCAAAAAGTAAAGTATTTTGATCAGGCAAAAGTTATTTTAGAAGCTAACAAAGGAAAAACAATTCCAGCGGTTGTTTTACGTGATTTAAAAGAAACTCCAGTTACGGTTAAGGTTTCTAAATTAGGAAAACTTGGTATTGGTGTTGGAGGTTTAGGCATCGAATCTTTGGAAAAATTAGGTTACTATAAAGTAAGCACAAAAGAATATAGTTTCTTCGAATCTATTCCGGTTGGAATTCAAAAAGGAAAAGATCAGTTAGTAGGTTACGGAAAACAGCTGAAAATGATTTTTAATCCTGAAACAAAAGCTTACAAACAAGTGGGTGGTTTTGCAGCGATTTACAACATTTTTCCAAGTTTCTGGAGCTGGGAAACGTTCTGGTCAATCACAGCTTTATTGTCAATTATGCTTGGAGTTATGAATTTATTGCCAATTCCGGCTCTTGATGGCGGACACGTGATGTTTTTATTGTATGAAATTATTAGTGGTAAAAAACCGAGCGATAAATTCCTTGAAAACGCCCAAATGGTTGGCTTCGTACTACTTATAGCGCTGCTTTTGTTCGCAAACGGTAACGACATTTATAAGGCAATTATGAAGTAG
- a CDS encoding NADH:flavin oxidoreductase/NADH oxidase: MASQLFSPITLKNITLKNRIVISPMCQYSAVEGFANDWHLVHLGSRASGGAGLIIQEATAVSPEARISPADLGIWKDEHIEKLKQINQFIVSQNSVPGIQLAHAGRKASVSSPWEGNKKLDFAQGGWQTVAPSAIPYHDGEPYLPEALDQNGIQKVIIDFKNATKRVVEAGYKVLEIHAAHGYLLHQFLSPLTNVRTDEYGGSFENRIRFTLEIVEAVQTEWPSDLPLFVRISATDWAEGGWNPEESVQLSKILKDKGVDLIDVSSGGLVSHQKIEIGPGYQVPFAEKVKKESNILTGAVGLITEAKQAEEILEKGQADLILFARESLRNPNLPLDFAKELNSDTQWPKQYERAKL; this comes from the coding sequence ATGGCTTCACAATTATTTTCTCCCATAACATTAAAAAACATTACCTTAAAAAATAGAATCGTTATTTCGCCAATGTGCCAGTATTCAGCCGTTGAGGGATTTGCAAACGACTGGCATCTTGTTCATTTAGGAAGTCGTGCAAGCGGCGGCGCAGGATTAATCATTCAGGAAGCGACAGCAGTTTCTCCCGAAGCGAGAATTTCTCCTGCTGATCTCGGAATCTGGAAAGACGAACATATCGAAAAGCTAAAACAAATTAACCAATTTATAGTTTCTCAAAATTCTGTTCCCGGAATTCAATTGGCACATGCCGGAAGAAAAGCAAGTGTTTCTTCTCCGTGGGAAGGAAATAAAAAATTAGATTTCGCTCAGGGCGGATGGCAGACAGTTGCGCCAAGTGCGATTCCGTATCACGACGGAGAACCATATCTTCCGGAAGCTTTAGACCAAAACGGAATCCAAAAAGTAATTATCGATTTTAAAAATGCAACAAAAAGAGTTGTTGAAGCGGGATATAAAGTTTTGGAAATTCACGCTGCACACGGTTATTTATTACATCAGTTTCTATCTCCTCTAACAAACGTGAGAACCGATGAATATGGAGGAAGTTTTGAAAACCGAATTCGTTTTACACTCGAAATTGTAGAAGCAGTTCAGACAGAATGGCCTTCAGATTTACCTTTGTTCGTGAGAATCTCAGCAACAGACTGGGCAGAAGGCGGATGGAATCCGGAAGAATCAGTTCAGCTTTCTAAAATCTTAAAAGATAAAGGAGTTGATTTAATTGACGTTTCTTCCGGTGGATTAGTTTCACATCAAAAAATTGAAATTGGTCCAGGTTATCAGGTTCCTTTTGCAGAAAAAGTAAAAAAAGAATCAAACATTTTAACTGGAGCAGTTGGTTTAATTACAGAAGCAAAACAAGCCGAAGAAATTTTAGAGAAAGGTCAGGCCGATTTAATTTTGTTTGCCAGAGAATCATTAAGAAATCCGAATTTACCGTTAGATTTCGCCAAAGAATTAAACAGCGATACTCAATGGCCAAAACAATACGAACGAGCTAAACTTTAA
- a CDS encoding Gfo/Idh/MocA family oxidoreductase: MQKIKTALLSYGMSGKVFHAPFLDIHPGFELLGSWERSKKLIQEDYPYVKSYPSIDDLLADDVDLVIVNTPVGTHYEYAKKVLLAGKHAVVEKAFTTTVAEAQELAKIAKEKGLKLAVFQNRRWDSDFKTIQKIINDGVLGDLVEAEFHFDRYNPLLSPKVHKETANDGAGVLKDLGPHIIDQAVCLFGSPKSVFGDIRITRENSLVDDWIDLSLIYDDFRVRLKAGFFVREANPAYTIHGKKGSFLKPRGDVQEDELKIGKKPNLESWGTESEDLQGILHTEIDGKVIREKVPTLQGNYFSFFDGVFNSITNDIEEPVTAQDGVKVMQIIEAAIASNAQRTVINL, encoded by the coding sequence ATGCAAAAAATAAAAACAGCACTATTATCATACGGAATGTCGGGAAAGGTTTTTCATGCTCCGTTTTTAGATATTCATCCCGGTTTTGAATTATTAGGTTCTTGGGAAAGATCTAAAAAACTTATTCAGGAAGATTATCCGTACGTAAAAAGCTATCCTTCAATTGATGATTTATTAGCCGATGATGTCGATTTGGTAATCGTAAATACACCAGTTGGAACGCATTATGAATATGCCAAAAAAGTACTTCTGGCAGGAAAACATGCCGTTGTCGAAAAAGCTTTTACAACAACTGTAGCCGAAGCTCAGGAACTGGCTAAAATTGCCAAAGAAAAAGGATTGAAACTAGCCGTTTTTCAAAACAGAAGATGGGACAGTGATTTTAAAACCATTCAAAAAATAATTAACGATGGTGTTCTGGGAGATTTGGTCGAAGCCGAATTTCACTTTGACCGATACAATCCGTTATTGAGTCCGAAAGTACATAAAGAAACCGCCAATGACGGCGCCGGAGTTTTAAAAGATTTGGGTCCGCATATTATTGATCAGGCTGTTTGTTTATTTGGTTCACCAAAATCGGTTTTTGGAGATATCAGAATAACAAGAGAAAATTCTTTAGTTGATGACTGGATTGATTTATCATTAATTTACGACGATTTCAGAGTACGTCTAAAAGCAGGTTTTTTTGTAAGAGAAGCCAATCCTGCATATACAATTCATGGGAAAAAAGGTTCTTTTTTAAAACCTCGCGGAGACGTTCAGGAAGACGAATTAAAAATAGGAAAGAAACCAAATTTAGAATCTTGGGGAACAGAATCTGAAGATTTGCAGGGAATTTTGCATACAGAAATTGATGGAAAAGTTATTCGTGAAAAAGTGCCGACACTTCAGGGAAATTATTTCTCATTTTTCGACGGCGTTTTCAATTCTATTACAAACGATATTGAAGAACCGGTTACGGCACAAGATGGCGTAAAAGTAATGCAGATTATAGAAGCAGCAATTGCAAGTAATGCGCAGCGAACTGTAATTAATTTATAA
- a CDS encoding MFS transporter, producing the protein MINFNPLQLFQTKGKIKKVFREAKASYLNRIRFAVGMFYFGMGLSFATWASRIPDIKTALHLTEGDLGSILFALPMGQLIVMPFSGKMVTKFGSHRVLIFSLIMYVLCLANLGLATTGLQLSIGLFLFGLFGNLANIAVNTQGVYTEVLFKKTIMSSFHGMWSFAGFTGALVGLGMLALKLSPLHHFLIVGVIVLLMIAFNFKFLIRAKEKIKHNTEKRRIFVKPDSALIWLGVIGFCSMASEGVMFDWSGVYFKDIVQAPGPLVILGYTSFMIMMASGRFLGDGLINKFGRERVMQISGVMISAGLFTAVFLPYLVPCTIAFMAVGLGVATIVPTVYSMAGKNPTVPPGEALTIVSSVSFLGFLMGPPVIGHIAQNFGLQFSFAFIGIFGVLIAFMVSKIRTTE; encoded by the coding sequence TTGATAAATTTTAATCCCTTACAACTTTTTCAGACTAAAGGAAAAATCAAGAAAGTTTTTAGAGAAGCAAAAGCTTCTTATCTAAACCGAATTCGTTTTGCCGTTGGAATGTTTTATTTCGGAATGGGATTAAGTTTTGCAACCTGGGCAAGCAGGATTCCTGACATTAAAACGGCTTTACATTTAACCGAAGGTGATTTAGGTTCTATACTTTTTGCCTTGCCAATGGGGCAGTTAATTGTTATGCCTTTTTCGGGAAAAATGGTAACCAAATTTGGAAGTCACCGCGTTTTGATTTTCTCCTTAATAATGTATGTTTTGTGTTTAGCCAATTTAGGTTTAGCCACAACCGGATTGCAATTATCAATAGGATTGTTTTTGTTTGGATTATTTGGAAACTTAGCAAACATTGCAGTAAATACACAAGGCGTTTATACCGAAGTACTTTTCAAAAAAACAATTATGTCCTCTTTTCACGGAATGTGGAGTTTTGCAGGATTTACAGGAGCATTAGTCGGTTTAGGAATGTTGGCTTTAAAATTATCACCATTACATCACTTTCTAATTGTTGGCGTAATTGTTTTATTGATGATTGCTTTCAACTTTAAGTTTTTAATCAGAGCCAAAGAAAAAATCAAGCATAATACCGAGAAAAGAAGAATATTTGTAAAACCAGACAGTGCTTTAATTTGGCTTGGCGTAATTGGTTTTTGCAGTATGGCCAGCGAAGGCGTAATGTTTGACTGGAGCGGAGTTTACTTTAAAGATATTGTACAAGCACCGGGACCTTTGGTAATTTTAGGATATACATCTTTTATGATTATGATGGCCAGCGGAAGATTTTTAGGCGACGGATTAATTAATAAATTTGGTCGTGAACGTGTTATGCAAATAAGCGGTGTCATGATTTCGGCAGGGCTTTTTACGGCTGTTTTTCTTCCTTATCTTGTGCCGTGTACGATTGCTTTTATGGCAGTTGGTTTAGGAGTTGCAACGATAGTTCCAACTGTTTATAGTATGGCCGGAAAAAACCCGACAGTTCCTCCCGGAGAAGCTTTAACAATAGTTTCGAGTGTTAGTTTCTTAGGTTTTTTAATGGGACCACCGGTAATTGGTCACATCGCTCAAAACTTCGGATTACAATTTTCTTTTGCTTTTATCGGAATCTTTGGTGTTCTGATTGCCTTTATGGTTTCTAAAATTAGAACGACAGAATAA
- a CDS encoding carboxypeptidase-like regulatory domain-containing protein — translation MVKKYAVFLILWSFSFASAQETIFFGFVIDAKTEKPLENVVINIQNTSITALTSKKGRFEFNSPLKGEQLLWVHSQGYKDQLLKIQSDFGQKINLGILQLEDTFSDDIPPALITLLDSDLSDDNSSSEMTSGLLQSSKDAFMQASAFNWGQARFRVRGLDSENGTMMLNGMSMNKIYDGRPQWNNWGGLNNVLRNQEFSVGTAASNYTFGGVLGTQQISTQASLYRKGTQLTFSGSNTTYTWRAIGSYASGMNASGWAYAVSAGKRWADEGYFEGTNFDADSFFMSVEKKLNDKHSFNFTGFYTPNSRGKNSPNTNEVTNLMGEKYNSYWGFQNGEKRNARVKNVAEPLFMLNHYFKIDEKTNLNSGVMYQFGKVGNSNIDYQNADSPDPVYYRKMPSYFSSLYAKDKGEFSGDFTPDYENAEKSKITLLANSQIDWNRMYLTNQKPGQNGYKPAQSHYVLYEDRTDDKTFAVNSNLNTQINSNISFDAGITFKNLKSHNFQYLLDLLGGAYFEDIDPFYKGDLAQSDLQNPNRQVKQGDIYGYNYNLLANTIDAFAQFKFTYNKTEFYLAQSYSVSDYQREGLYQNGIYPTTSLGKSEKVNFENFGFKGGFTYKISGKEWFFVNGAHLTRAPSLRNTFSNSRLNNNIVEGIESENITSAEANYVYRSPKLKLRLTAYYALIKNSSKTSFFYAEGIFDNGAGYDATDAFVSQTLTQLDKKNTGAELSFEYQISPTLKTTLSAAYGNYVYNSNPNVSITNDANAAKDGAQTTFDFGQAYLKNYKQAGMPQNAISIGLEYRDPKFWWIGTNINYLSDNYIDVSPISRTSQFYINSANGFPFPEATSERGNELLKQEKFNPVILLNINGGKSLRIHKKYVGLFASVNNVLNLMYKTGGFEQARNANFRALNQDISSGTPSFGPKYYCGYGRTYFLNLTIGL, via the coding sequence ATGGTAAAAAAATACGCAGTCTTTTTAATTTTATGGTCTTTTAGTTTTGCTTCTGCTCAGGAAACAATCTTCTTCGGATTTGTAATTGATGCTAAAACAGAAAAACCTCTTGAGAATGTTGTAATCAATATTCAAAACACTTCAATTACCGCACTTACTTCAAAAAAAGGCAGGTTTGAATTTAATTCTCCCCTAAAAGGAGAGCAATTATTATGGGTTCATAGTCAGGGATATAAAGATCAGCTTTTAAAAATTCAGTCTGATTTTGGGCAAAAAATCAATCTCGGAATACTGCAATTAGAAGATACATTTTCAGACGATATTCCACCAGCATTAATAACGTTATTAGACAGCGATTTATCTGATGATAATAGTTCTTCTGAAATGACTTCGGGACTTTTACAATCTTCTAAAGATGCTTTTATGCAGGCTTCTGCATTTAATTGGGGTCAGGCCCGATTTAGAGTTCGTGGTTTAGACAGCGAAAACGGAACTATGATGCTCAACGGAATGTCGATGAATAAAATTTACGACGGCAGACCGCAATGGAACAATTGGGGCGGATTAAATAATGTGCTTCGAAATCAGGAATTTTCTGTTGGAACCGCAGCTTCAAATTATACTTTTGGAGGCGTTTTAGGAACGCAGCAAATTTCTACTCAGGCTTCTTTATACAGAAAAGGAACGCAGCTCACATTTTCAGGAAGCAATACAACTTATACTTGGCGTGCGATTGGGAGCTATGCTTCAGGAATGAATGCTTCGGGTTGGGCTTACGCTGTTTCTGCAGGTAAAAGATGGGCGGATGAAGGCTATTTTGAAGGAACAAATTTCGATGCAGATTCTTTTTTTATGAGTGTTGAAAAGAAATTGAACGATAAACATTCTTTCAATTTTACCGGATTTTATACGCCAAATTCTCGTGGCAAAAATTCTCCAAATACAAATGAAGTAACGAATTTAATGGGCGAAAAATACAATTCGTACTGGGGATTTCAGAATGGAGAAAAACGAAACGCAAGAGTAAAAAATGTAGCTGAACCGTTATTCATGCTCAATCATTATTTTAAAATTGATGAAAAAACAAATCTGAATTCGGGTGTAATGTATCAATTTGGAAAAGTCGGTAACAGTAATATCGATTACCAAAATGCTGATAGTCCGGATCCGGTTTATTATAGAAAAATGCCGAGTTATTTTAGCTCGCTTTACGCAAAAGATAAAGGCGAATTTTCTGGAGATTTTACTCCGGATTATGAAAATGCAGAGAAAAGCAAAATCACATTATTGGCAAATTCTCAAATTGACTGGAACAGAATGTATTTAACAAATCAAAAACCAGGTCAAAATGGTTATAAGCCAGCGCAGAGTCATTATGTTTTATATGAAGACAGAACAGATGATAAAACTTTTGCAGTAAATTCAAATCTAAATACACAGATTAATTCTAATATTTCTTTTGATGCAGGAATAACTTTTAAGAATTTAAAATCGCATAACTTTCAGTACTTATTAGATCTTCTTGGCGGAGCATATTTTGAAGATATTGATCCTTTTTATAAAGGCGATCTTGCTCAATCAGATTTACAGAATCCGAATAGACAGGTAAAACAAGGAGATATTTATGGTTATAATTACAACCTTTTAGCCAATACAATTGACGCTTTTGCTCAATTTAAATTTACGTACAACAAAACCGAATTTTATCTGGCACAATCGTATTCAGTATCAGATTATCAAAGAGAGGGATTATACCAAAACGGAATTTATCCCACAACTTCTTTAGGAAAAAGTGAAAAGGTAAATTTTGAAAATTTTGGTTTCAAAGGCGGATTCACATATAAAATTTCGGGTAAAGAATGGTTTTTTGTAAATGGCGCGCATCTAACAAGAGCACCTTCATTGCGAAATACATTTTCAAATTCACGCTTAAATAATAATATAGTTGAAGGAATTGAAAGTGAAAATATTACTAGCGCAGAAGCCAATTATGTTTACCGTTCGCCAAAACTCAAATTACGTTTAACAGCTTATTATGCGTTAATAAAAAACAGTTCTAAAACTTCCTTTTTTTATGCAGAAGGAATTTTCGACAATGGAGCAGGTTACGATGCAACAGATGCTTTTGTTAGTCAGACTCTTACTCAGTTAGATAAGAAAAATACAGGTGCAGAATTGAGTTTTGAATATCAGATTTCGCCTACTCTTAAAACTACTTTATCTGCTGCTTACGGAAATTATGTTTACAACAGTAATCCAAATGTATCCATTACAAACGATGCAAACGCCGCAAAAGATGGTGCGCAGACAACTTTTGATTTTGGTCAGGCCTATCTTAAAAACTACAAACAAGCGGGAATGCCGCAAAATGCAATTTCAATTGGTTTAGAATATCGCGATCCTAAATTTTGGTGGATTGGAACAAATATCAATTATTTGAGTGATAATTATATTGATGTTTCGCCAATATCAAGAACCTCACAATTCTATATTAATTCAGCAAACGGATTTCCTTTTCCCGAAGCCACTTCCGAAAGAGGAAATGAATTACTGAAACAAGAAAAATTTAATCCAGTAATATTACTAAATATCAATGGAGGAAAGTCCTTGCGAATTCATAAAAAATATGTTGGACTTTTTGCCAGTGTAAATAATGTCCTGAATCTAATGTATAAAACCGGCGGTTTTGAGCAGGCTCGAAACGCAAATTTCAGAGCGTTAAATCAGGATATTTCTAGCGGAACACCATCATTTGGTCCAAAATATTATTGCGGTTACGGAAGAACTTATTTTTTAAATCTTACAATCGGTTTATAG
- a CDS encoding DUF5689 domain-containing protein: protein MKNIIFNSFLVSSLLLICSCSKDAETPRLECTQPDYKVNKTVEKVYEMSGTTAKQYLYDDIIEAYVVSSDEGGNFFKTITLQTKASERIPAIGFSVPVDASNTYIDYRIGNKVYVKLKNQFTDLYYGGLRIGSLYVSSSGDPTIGRISQNEYKNVLNASCTLIDESQLVESLSIEQALDDSKLNTLIELNDVQFTEAALGRNYFEESNNVGGSSNWNLRDKTGNQIIFRTSGYAKFADHFVPEGSGKVRGILTKFGTDYQLMVRSENDIVMNGKRSVPFFAEDFQSVKNNVNFALPGWSNIVEKATKLWKSMVYAGNGYAEFNTTSTTAAENIAWLVSPKIDLTNYKNAILSFRSAQHDLKVDSPLNALEVYVSTNFDGSNISKAKWTKLEAKVADLSTPMRQFISSGGIDLSAYSGNIHIAFKYIGSGKDKTLNGAFMVDDVKIFGEK from the coding sequence ATGAAAAACATAATTTTTAATTCATTTTTAGTTTCATCATTATTATTAATCTGCAGCTGCAGTAAAGATGCTGAAACACCAAGATTAGAATGTACACAGCCTGATTATAAAGTAAACAAAACAGTAGAAAAAGTCTATGAAATGTCGGGTACAACTGCAAAACAATATTTATACGATGATATTATTGAAGCTTATGTGGTTTCAAGTGATGAAGGAGGAAATTTTTTCAAAACGATTACACTACAGACAAAAGCTTCAGAAAGAATCCCGGCAATAGGTTTTAGTGTTCCGGTTGATGCGTCAAACACTTATATTGATTATCGAATTGGGAATAAAGTCTATGTAAAACTTAAAAATCAATTTACAGATTTATATTATGGAGGATTAAGAATTGGCAGTTTGTATGTTAGCAGTTCAGGCGATCCAACGATAGGCAGAATTTCCCAAAATGAGTATAAAAATGTTTTAAATGCTTCATGTACTCTTATTGATGAAAGCCAATTAGTTGAATCTCTTTCGATAGAACAAGCGCTTGATGACAGTAAATTAAATACGTTAATAGAACTTAATGATGTTCAGTTTACAGAAGCGGCTTTAGGACGAAACTATTTTGAAGAATCAAATAATGTTGGAGGATCTTCAAACTGGAATCTGAGAGATAAAACAGGAAATCAAATTATTTTCAGAACAAGCGGTTACGCAAAATTTGCAGATCATTTTGTGCCGGAAGGAAGCGGAAAAGTGAGAGGAATTTTGACAAAATTTGGTACAGATTATCAATTAATGGTTCGCTCGGAAAATGATATCGTAATGAACGGAAAGAGAAGCGTTCCTTTTTTTGCTGAGGATTTTCAGTCCGTTAAAAACAATGTCAATTTTGCACTTCCGGGATGGAGTAATATTGTAGAGAAAGCCACTAAACTATGGAAAAGTATGGTTTATGCCGGAAATGGTTATGCCGAATTTAATACTACAAGCACAACCGCAGCCGAAAATATTGCCTGGCTGGTTTCTCCTAAAATTGATTTGACAAATTATAAAAATGCAATATTATCATTTAGAAGTGCACAGCATGATTTAAAAGTAGATTCTCCGTTAAATGCACTCGAAGTTTATGTTTCAACAAACTTTGACGGATCAAATATCAGCAAAGCAAAATGGACAAAATTAGAGGCAAAAGTTGCTGATCTTTCTACACCAATGCGTCAATTTATAAGTTCAGGCGGAATAGATTTATCTGCTTACTCAGGTAACATTCATATTGCTTTTAAATATATAGGATCTGGAAAAGATAAGACTTTAAACGGCGCATTTATGGTTGACGATGTGAAGATTTTTGGCGAAAAGTAG
- the hflX gene encoding GTPase HflX produces the protein MLEKEVINFEKTAIVGIVTQSQSEEKLNEYLDELEFLTYTAGGEVIKRFSQKMERPNPKTFVGTGKIDEINLFVKENAISTVIFDDELTPSQQKNISRIIDCKILDRTNLILDIFAQRAETSYARTQVELAQCQYLLPRLSGLWTHLERQKGGIGMRGPGETEIETDRRIVRDRISLLKEKIKTIDKQMSIQRSNRGAMVRVALVGYTNVGKSTLMNAIGKSEVFVENKLFATLDTTVRKVVIKNLPFLLSDTVGFIRKLPTQLVDSFKSTLDEVREADLLLHVVDISHPDFEDHIESVNQILQEIKSNDKPTIMVFNKIDAYKHLTIDEDDLITERTRKHWTLEEWKQTWMSNVGHDKALFISATRKENFEEFREMVYEAVRQIHITRFPYNNFLYPDYKDAIEKEEE, from the coding sequence ATGCTAGAGAAAGAAGTTATAAATTTTGAGAAAACGGCCATTGTAGGTATTGTAACTCAAAGTCAAAGTGAGGAAAAACTTAATGAATATTTAGACGAATTAGAGTTTTTAACTTATACCGCTGGTGGTGAGGTTATAAAACGCTTTTCGCAAAAAATGGAACGCCCGAATCCGAAGACTTTTGTGGGAACGGGAAAAATAGATGAAATAAATCTTTTTGTAAAAGAAAACGCGATATCGACGGTTATTTTTGATGATGAATTAACGCCATCGCAGCAAAAAAATATTTCACGAATTATTGACTGCAAAATCCTTGACAGAACCAATTTGATTCTGGATATTTTTGCACAAAGAGCCGAAACATCTTATGCAAGAACTCAGGTTGAATTAGCACAATGCCAGTATTTACTGCCTAGACTTTCAGGTTTATGGACACACCTTGAGCGTCAAAAAGGAGGTATTGGTATGCGTGGTCCCGGTGAAACGGAGATTGAAACGGATAGACGTATTGTTCGTGACCGAATTTCGTTATTGAAAGAAAAAATCAAAACGATTGATAAACAAATGAGTATTCAAAGAAGCAACCGCGGCGCAATGGTTCGTGTAGCTTTAGTGGGTTATACAAACGTTGGGAAATCAACTTTGATGAATGCAATTGGAAAGAGTGAAGTTTTTGTTGAAAATAAATTGTTTGCAACTTTAGATACAACAGTTCGAAAAGTGGTTATTAAAAACCTTCCATTTTTGCTTTCGGATACGGTTGGATTTATTCGAAAACTGCCAACACAATTGGTTGATTCTTTCAAAAGTACACTGGATGAGGTTCGCGAAGCCGATTTGCTTTTGCACGTTGTCGATATTTCACATCCCGATTTCGAAGATCATATCGAATCTGTAAATCAGATTTTACAGGAAATTAAAAGCAACGATAAACCAACAATTATGGTTTTTAATAAAATCGATGCTTATAAACACCTGACAATTGACGAAGATGATTTGATTACCGAAAGAACCAGAAAACACTGGACTCTAGAGGAATGGAAACAAACCTGGATGAGCAATGTTGGGCATGATAAAGCATTATTTATCTCTGCGACAAGAAAAGAAAACTTTGAGGAATTTAGAGAAATGGTTTACGAAGCGGTTCGCCAGATTCACATTACCAGATTTCCATATAATAACTTTTTATATCCTGATTACAAGGATGCCATTGAAAAGGAAGAAGAATAA